A single genomic interval of Rhododendron vialii isolate Sample 1 chromosome 3a, ASM3025357v1 harbors:
- the LOC131320709 gene encoding histone-lysine N-methyltransferase, H3 lysine-9 specific SUVH5-like, translating to MTLFSGKRPLPKFSAYPPDYKCRKVTAIHRIPPYLGDHASRVDARSTRNSKVGEEGNIVPVKKSEPNDMECETTKPMLSNANVEEALWQWVTVDNDVEVFVKTPDQPKPIDVPENITKAEPITTLAISTFSSHTLPCVRKYPSPKMPKGVTTYRDFPLCFGKRNGTSDSNKVLGNKCSVEQMQVVDTKRTDGKQEEVPIQDGNGFENQLEGNALKEMVDKIRSNSVRCETDTKSIGGKTSEYIVIQDDSVLLQNQDVKEYSQEKSIVPCEDTLFKDKEIENPILVGGKPNDLSVVPCVKINEDMTPSKVREVLNLFQEMFTMLSNEHKVEAKGKRKPHFCVKAATLLKEQQKWVNTEKLSGPVPGVEIGDKFQFRAELVVIGLHRQFEGGIDYMERNGINFATSVVKSGRYGNDAAEPSDDLIYSGQGGNPKIADKAPKDQKLTRGNLALKNSMDAGLPVRVILKTKRRSQTTYTYHGLYTVTQCRQERGEYGKLVYKFVLNRLAGQPKLQGVNVGMPKKSTVLKLPSDAADDISQGKEEKPVRVINIVDDEKLPPFHYVTNVIYPKWYESNHSVPRGCDCINGCVDFERCPCTVRYGGDIPFTLEGAIVRKKPLVYECGPSCKCPPSCQNRVSQNGIRYRLEIFKTEKMGWGVRSRDFIQSGGFVCEYTGELLQEQEAEERVGNDEYLFDIGKNGSGFTIDAAKFGNVGRFINHSCSPNLYAQNVLYDHDDKRMPHIMFFATKNIPPLRELTYDYNYKVDRVRDGNGDIKRKDCYCGSRSCSGRLY from the coding sequence ATGACTCTATTTTCCGGAAAACGCCCTCTTCCAAAGTTCAGCGCCTATCCCCCTGACTACAAGTGTCGAAAGGTTACCGCCATCCATCGGATCCCTCCGTACTTGGGTGATCATGCCTCTCGAGTGGATGCAAGATCAaccagaaattcaaaagttggTGAAGAGGGGAATATAGTACCGGTCAAAAAATCAGAACCAAATGATATGGAATGCGAAACTACTAAGCCCATGTTGTCAAATGCCAATGTTGAAGAAGCTCTTTGGCAATGGGTGACAGTGGACAATGATGTCGAAGTGTTCGTAAAAACCCCAGATCAGCCTAAACCGATTGATGTACCGGAAAACATAACCAAGGCGGAACCAATCACTACATTAGCTATTTCCACATTCTCGTCTCACACTCTTCCATGTGTTCGTAAATATCCATCCCCAAAGATGCCGAAGGGGGTCACTACCTATCGTGATTTTCCTTTATGCTTTGGAAAGCGAAATGGTACATCGGATTCCAATAAGGTTTTGGGTAATAAGTGCAGTGTGGAACAAATGCAAGTAGTTGACACAAAAAGAACTGATGGGAAACAAGAAGAAGTTCCAATTCAAGATGGGAATGGTTTCGAGAACCAGCTCGAAGGGAATGCTTTGAAGGAAATGGTGGATAAAATCCGCAGCAACTCTGTTCGCTGTGAAACGGACACTAAGAGCATTGGAGGAAAAACTTCGGAATATATAGTTATACAGGATGATTCAGTTTTATTGCAGAATCAGGATGTCAAAGAATATTCTCAGGAGAAATCTATTGTTCCATGTGAGGACACACTGTTTAAGGACAAAGAAATAGAGAACCCTATTCTTGTGGGCGGAAAACCAAATGATCTTAGCGTTGTTCCTTGTGTGAAAATCAACGAAGACATGACTCCTAGTAAAGTGAGGGAAGTTTTGAATCTGTTCCAAGAGATGTTTACGATGCTTTCAAATGAACACAAGGTAGAGgcaaagggaaaaagaaagccGCACTTTTGTGTGAAAGCTGCAACGCTTCTTAAAGAGCAACAAAAATGGGTAAATACTGAAAAGTTATCAGGACCTGTCCCGGGGGTAGAAATTGGTGACAAATTCCAATTTCGGGCTGAACTCGTTGTTATAGGCCTCCATCGTCAGTTTGAAGGTGGAATTGATTACATGGAGAGAAATGGGATAAATTTCGCCACGAGCGTTGTTAAGTCCGGTCGCTATGGCAATGATGCAGCAGAACCTTCTGATGATCTGATATATTCTGGTCAAGGTGGAAATCCAAAGATTGCCGACAAGGCCCCCAAAGATCAAAAGCTTACACGGGGAAATCTTGCCTTGAAAAACAGCATGGATGCTGGGCTCCCTGTCAGGGTTATTTTGAAGACTAAAAGAAGGTCACAGACAACGTATACGTACCATGGGCTGTATACGGTGACCCAATGTAGGCAAGAAAGAGGGGAGTATGGAAAATTGGTTTATAAGTTTGTTTTGAATAGATTGGCGGGGCAACCGAAACTCCAAGGAGTAAATGTTGGCATGCCAAAGAAGTCTACGGTCTTGAAGTTACCTAGTGATGCTGCTGATGATATTTCTCAAGGAAAAGAGGAGAAGCCTGTTCGCGTAATCAACATCGTGGACGATGAGAAACTTCCACCGTTTCATTATGTTACCAATGTGATCTACCCTAAGTGGTACGAGTCTAACCACTCTGTCCCTAGGGGTTGCGATTGCATCAATGGATGCGTGGATTTCGAGAGATGCCCATGCACTGTTAGGTATGGGGGCGACATTCCATTCACTTTGGAAGGCGCTATTGTTAGGAAAAAGCCTCTTGTTTACGAGTGTGGCCCATCTTGCAAATGCCCGCCTTCTTGCCAAAATAGGGTTAGCCAAAACGGGATTCGATACCGTTTGGAGATTTTTAAGACCGAGAAAATGGGGTGGGGTGTTAGATCGCGGGACTTCATTCAATCCGGCGGTTTTGTTTGCGAGTACACGGGAGAGTTGCTTCAAGAACAGGAAGCAGAGGAAAGAGTCGGTAACGATGAGTATCTATTCGATATCGGGAAGAATGGTAGTGGTTTCACTATTGATGCAGCTAAATTTGGGAATGTGGGGAGGTTCATAAACCATAGTTGCTCTCCAAACCTCTATGCCCAAAATGTCCTTTATGATCATGATGACAAGAGAATGCCACACATAATGTTCTTTGCTACCAAAAACATACCTCCTTTAAGAGAGTTGACTTATGATTACAACTATAAGGTGGATCGAGTTCGTGATGGCAATGGCGACATTAAGAGGAAGGATTGTTATTGTGGTTCTCGCTCGTGTAGTGGGAGGTTGTATTGA